A window of the Lactuca sativa cultivar Salinas chromosome 5, Lsat_Salinas_v11, whole genome shotgun sequence genome harbors these coding sequences:
- the LOC111908037 gene encoding uncharacterized protein LOC111908037 produces the protein MIAGLIQSSRSRICSCDLLSLSLTLTLTMAKLANLPIYAARVYFFLIILQIPFFRIPCRSGMCTSPIQITSSQLIASEIFPSAAVKGLLYPGAIFNELIYNMSFPSWNNVLHIYNLTDIKVVSAIPDLQRLEVLAGSYFSVAGAFIGLLKPQRMSMFGTLLIVWGLVKEGLLGKQPVNTDPTRSVYVYPTMLIAVLCAFSSVKYNFQKAIAKPAPRPLAKPLKSSKKSKLR, from the exons ATGATTGCAGGCCTCATTCAGTCTTCTAGAAGTCGGATTTGTAGTTGCgatctcctttctctctcactgaCTCTCACTCTAACAATGGCGAAGCTGGCGAATCTTCCGATATATGCAGCTCGCGTTTACTTTTTCCTCATCATCCTCCAAATTCCGTTTTTCAG GATACCATGTAGATCGGGTATGTGTACATCACCTATCCAGATCACATCAAGCCAGCTAATTGCAAGTGAGATCTTTCCATCAGCAGCAGTTAAAGGTCTTCTTTACCCAGGGGCTATTTTTAATGAGTTAATCTACAACATGAGTTTTCCAAGCTGGAATAATGTTCTTCACATTTACAATTTGACTGATATAAAAGTAGTCTCAGCAATACCTGATCTACAACGCCTAGAG GTTCTAGCAGGAAGCTACTTCTCAGTGGCAGGAGCGTTTATCGGTTTACTAAAGCCTCAAAGAATGAGCATGTTTGGGACACTTTTAATTGTATGGGGACTTGTGAAAGAAGGTTTACTGGGAAAACAACCGGTGAATACGGACCCCACAAGATCCGTTTACGTTTACCCAACGATGCTAATTGCAGTGCTTTGTGCTTTTTCTTCTGTTAAATATAACTTCCAAAAAGCCATTGCAAAACCTGCTCCTCGTCCTTTAGCTAAACCCCTTAAAAGCTCAAAAAAATCTAAGTTAAGATGA